The Desulfobaccales bacterium genome segment GGCCGGTTGCGGATAGGTTGCGGCCGGTGGCGCATCCAGCAGGTTCACCTGGTCCCGGTTGCTGCCGGGGATCAGGTGGCCATAAATGTCCACCGTCATCTGGATGCTGGCGTGTCCCAGCTGTTCCTTGACATAAACCGGGCTGACCCCGGCAGTCAGCAGGAGGCTGGCATAGGTATGGCGGATATCATGGAACCTGATATCCCTCAGGCCTGCCTTGCGAAGCACCCGCTTAACGCCCTGGTGGAAGCCCCTTTTAAGGCGTATTTGCAGGCCCTGCGCCAGGCCCTGGCCGCGGGGGATGCCACCGAACACACCCGCCACCCTGCCTTAAAGACCCTCATTGAAGCCTTGGGACCGGGAATCATCGCCACTAATGAGCCCCGCCAAGTCACCGATTGTGGCAAGCCTGACATGGAGGCGATGAAAGGCGCCGTGCCCTTGGGGTATCTTGAAACCAAGGAGATAGGGAAAAACTGGACGCAGAGGAACGGGGAAAGCTAGTCAGGCGCTATCTCCGGGGCCTGCCCAATTTTATCCTACCCGATTATCTGGCTGGACACCGGAAGAGGTATGGCAAACGGTGCAGGATTTTGTCGCCCTGAATGAGGAAGAGGCCCCGGAGAGGTATCACCTGGGCAGGGACGTGCGGGATCGGCCCTTTGATGTGCGCTTCACTTATTACACCGGAAAGTCCCGGGGCTTTCTCTCCATGCCCCGGCCTGAGGTCATGGGGCATATGCTGGCAGGTGGGAATTTAGGCCTCATCACTACTCGCCAAAGCCGTGATGATTGGGCCGTGCTGATAACAAGTCACCTCATAGGTCACAAATCCCTTGCAGCTTTTGACATAAACTATCTGTTTCCGCGTTATCTTTACCCACAACGCATGTTTGCCGGGGGCGACAGGACCACGAATTTCAGCCCTAAATTCCTGGAGGACTTATCCCAGAAGCTGGGTTTGACCTTTTTGCCTGAAGGCAGGGGCGACCTCACCGCCACCTTTGGCCCGGAAGACGTGTTTTATTATGCCTATGCGGTTTTTCACTCCCCTACTTACCGGAGCCACTATGCCGAGTTTCTCAGGGTGGATTTCCCCCGCCTGCCCCTGACCCGCCACCGTGATCTTTTCGCCGCCCCGGTGAAGCTGGGGGCGGAGCTGGCCGCCCTGCACCTCATGGAGTCCCCGGTTCTGGAGCAGCTCATCACCTCCTTTCCCGTGTCCGGCTCCAACCGGGTGGACCGGGTGCACTATGATGAGCCCCGCCGCCGGGTCTATATTAATGCCGAACAATATTTCGAGGGCGCTCCAGCGGAGGTCTGGGCCTTTCAGGTGGGGGGCTACCAGGTGTGCCACAAGTGGCTGAAAGACCGCAAAGGCCGCACTCCAAGCTTTGATGACCTCACCCATTACCAGAAGATCGTGAAGGCCCTGGCCGAAACCCTCCGCCTCATGGCTGAGATTGATGACGTGATTGACGCCCACGGCGGTTGGCCACTGGACCGGGGGGAATAATCGCGTTTTTTTGTTTTGCCTACTGTCTTCCGTGGGGAAAATGATGTTTCTCTAAAAAAATAAGGAGAGGAGCCATGGCAACTAAACAATTTTTTACTGGCATGACCGGGGTATTTTGGGTGGCGGCGGAGTTATCCCAACGCAATTTCATTGTCTCCCCCACCTCCCGCGGCGCAATGGGG includes the following:
- a CDS encoding type ISP restriction/modification enzyme gives rise to the protein MRDRPFDVRFTYYTGKSRGFLSMPRPEVMGHMLAGGNLGLITTRQSRDDWAVLITSHLIGHKSLAAFDINYLFPRYLYPQRMFAGGDRTTNFSPKFLEDLSQKLGLTFLPEGRGDLTATFGPEDVFYYAYAVFHSPTYRSHYAEFLRVDFPRLPLTRHRDLFAAPVKLGAELAALHLMESPVLEQLITSFPVSGSNRVDRVHYDEPRRRVYINAEQYFEGAPAEVWAFQVGGYQVCHKWLKDRKGRTPSFDDLTHYQKIVKALAETLRLMAEIDDVIDAHGGWPLDRGE